The following proteins are co-located in the Corynebacterium kalinowskii genome:
- a CDS encoding FAD-dependent oxidoreductase, with protein sequence MSRTIIVGGVAGGMSTATRLRRNDEHRDITVFERSGYVSFANCGLPYHLGGVIENREALLLQTPESLNDRFNIDVRVLHEVISIDTAANTVVVRDLATGNESVESYDDLVLAPGAQPFIPPIPGIERAASLRTVEDLDHIKSLVSPDVKTAVVIGGGFIGVEVAENLQHRGLSVTLIEAAPQVMAPFDPEIAILLQRVLEQNGIDVRTNAMVTAIGEKDVTAGDEQFPADIVIAAIGVRPDAAFIAEAGITTAKSGHILVDEFGRTNVPNIYALGDAVMKRDFLDGSDNPLPLAQNANRHGRVIADVIAGRPVTTRPVFGTSIIGAFGFAVAGTGWNEKRLQAAGREYRAIHTHPINHAGYYPGAKQLALKLLVDPATDAILGAQAAGEAGVDKRIDVILTAMTGGLTASDLADLELAYAPQFGMAKDPVALIGMVNDNMVAGEKTIQWHELASSELPLIDVRTPGEFEAEPIPGAVNIPVDDLRERIEEVRELANGGPVVVFCRVGLRGHIAIRTLAGLGIEAINLDGGYVTWEAGIASQK encoded by the coding sequence ATGTCACGCACCATCATCGTCGGCGGTGTTGCGGGTGGCATGTCCACTGCGACCCGTCTGCGTCGCAACGACGAACACCGCGACATCACTGTCTTTGAACGTTCCGGCTACGTCTCCTTCGCCAACTGCGGTCTCCCCTACCACCTCGGTGGCGTGATTGAAAACCGCGAAGCGCTGCTGTTGCAGACCCCAGAGTCACTGAACGATCGCTTCAATATTGACGTGCGCGTGCTCCACGAGGTCATCTCGATCGACACCGCCGCCAACACCGTGGTGGTGCGCGACCTCGCCACCGGCAACGAGTCTGTTGAGTCCTACGACGACCTCGTCCTCGCACCAGGCGCACAGCCATTCATCCCGCCGATCCCAGGCATCGAGCGCGCCGCGTCGCTGCGCACTGTGGAAGACCTCGACCACATCAAGTCCCTGGTCTCCCCAGATGTGAAGACTGCCGTCGTTATCGGCGGTGGTTTCATCGGCGTTGAGGTGGCAGAAAACCTGCAGCACCGTGGTCTTTCGGTCACCCTGATCGAGGCAGCCCCGCAGGTCATGGCGCCATTCGATCCAGAGATCGCCATCTTGCTGCAGCGTGTTTTGGAGCAGAACGGCATCGATGTCCGCACCAACGCCATGGTCACGGCCATTGGCGAGAAGGACGTGACAGCTGGCGATGAGCAGTTCCCTGCCGACATCGTCATCGCAGCTATCGGCGTGCGCCCAGATGCCGCATTCATTGCCGAAGCTGGCATCACGACGGCCAAGTCTGGTCACATCCTGGTTGACGAGTTCGGCCGCACCAATGTGCCGAACATCTACGCCTTGGGCGACGCCGTCATGAAGCGCGACTTCCTCGACGGCTCCGACAACCCGCTGCCCCTGGCTCAGAATGCGAACCGACATGGTCGCGTCATCGCCGATGTGATTGCCGGTCGTCCGGTAACCACGCGCCCAGTTTTCGGCACCTCCATCATCGGAGCCTTCGGCTTTGCTGTCGCAGGAACCGGCTGGAACGAAAAGCGCCTGCAGGCTGCCGGCCGCGAATACCGCGCGATCCACACTCACCCGATCAACCACGCTGGTTACTACCCGGGCGCGAAGCAATTGGCCCTCAAGTTGCTGGTTGATCCCGCCACCGACGCCATCTTGGGCGCTCAGGCTGCGGGCGAGGCGGGCGTCGACAAGCGTATCGACGTCATCCTCACCGCCATGACCGGTGGCCTGACGGCCTCCGATCTAGCCGACCTCGAGCTGGCTTATGCTCCGCAGTTCGGCATGGCCAAGGACCCAGTTGCGCTCATCGGCATGGTGAACGACAACATGGTCGCAGGTGAGAAGACGATCCAGTGGCACGAGCTTGCCTCTTCTGAGCTGCCACTCATCGACGTGCGCACCCCCGGCGAGTTCGAGGCCGAGCCGATCCCTGGCGCCGTGAACATCCCGGTGGATGATCTGCGCGAGCGCATCGAAGAGGTACGTGAACTCGCGAACGGTGGCCCTGTGGTGGTTTTCTGTCGCGTGGGGCTGCGTGGCCACATCGCAATCCGGACTCTTGCTGGCCTGGGTATCGAAGCTATCAACCTCGATGGCGGCTACGTAACCTGGGAAGCTGGCATCGCTTCGCAGAAGTAA
- a CDS encoding RDD family protein, with protein MQQEPTSRLIAFIIDASVFAAIFALIPWELKPWYGSIFGSYKILCELIARRSIGQALLGMEVVYARGRRWSIVRNLWWFVPLGFQALVFVKGIIAYLRNDNLMDTLAKAKVLKEVPSAPCPTCA; from the coding sequence GTGCAGCAAGAACCAACCTCTCGGCTTATCGCATTTATCATTGATGCCAGCGTCTTCGCCGCGATTTTCGCGCTGATCCCCTGGGAACTAAAGCCCTGGTACGGGTCCATTTTCGGTAGCTATAAGATCCTGTGCGAACTGATAGCCCGGCGCTCTATCGGCCAAGCACTGCTCGGCATGGAGGTGGTATACGCCCGCGGTCGTAGGTGGTCGATCGTCCGCAACCTCTGGTGGTTCGTCCCGCTCGGCTTTCAGGCGCTCGTCTTCGTGAAGGGGATCATTGCCTACCTCAGAAATGACAACCTTATGGACACTTTGGCAAAAGCAAAGGTGCTGAAGGAAGTCCCTTCAGCACCCTGTCCTACTTGCGCCTAA
- a CDS encoding RDD family protein: protein MPATFSGRALGYFVDIWTVGIVRTLVLYFTSDTLLWDAPAISSLSFYAYKVVLETLWGTTIGKLGLKVIPDRYPALITAVIRNSWLLLPGLVMLLNESIGQIVGTVTLLLLIATLYKSQDRRSIFDEWAGARVIVGRK from the coding sequence ATGCCTGCAACATTTTCTGGACGAGCATTGGGCTACTTTGTTGACATCTGGACCGTTGGGATTGTTCGGACCCTGGTCCTGTATTTCACCTCGGACACGCTCCTCTGGGATGCTCCCGCGATCAGTTCCTTGAGTTTCTACGCATACAAGGTTGTGTTGGAGACGCTTTGGGGCACCACGATCGGAAAGCTCGGACTCAAGGTGATCCCCGACCGCTACCCCGCCCTAATTACTGCAGTTATCCGGAACTCTTGGCTCCTGCTTCCGGGCCTAGTCATGCTGCTGAATGAGAGCATTGGGCAGATAGTCGGTACCGTCACGCTTCTGTTGCTGATCGCCACTTTGTACAAATCACAGGATCGTCGCTCAATCTTCGATGAATGGGCCGGTGCCCGAGTGATTGTTGGAAGGAAATAG
- a CDS encoding HpcH/HpaI aldolase/citrate lyase family protein, translated as MHFDHLIAGPAILFAPAGRADIIPKAAAKADMVILDLEDGAGDIDREEAYRNIAECGLDPQKTIVRVVGPDSEHFTNDVEFVRTTPYSLVMVPKVVDHIPAELSGLQVIAMVETPQAVVKLPELAAHPDVVGMFWGAEDLTVLLGGTHSRLQLDEGAPASRPGPYRNAMALTRSLMQIHAAAHGKFVIDAVHADFRDEEGLFLEAVDAARSGFIGFACIHPLQLDVVRRAFAPAPEQLEWARRVVAEAQNFPGAFKLDGEMIDAPLISQAKRVVARANS; from the coding sequence ATGCACTTCGACCATCTCATCGCGGGTCCCGCTATCTTGTTTGCCCCAGCAGGGCGTGCAGACATTATCCCTAAGGCTGCGGCAAAGGCGGACATGGTCATTCTTGACCTCGAGGACGGGGCAGGAGATATCGACAGGGAAGAGGCCTACCGCAATATTGCGGAATGTGGGCTTGATCCCCAAAAGACCATCGTCCGCGTGGTGGGGCCTGACTCCGAGCACTTCACCAATGACGTTGAATTCGTGCGGACCACCCCGTATTCGCTGGTCATGGTGCCTAAAGTTGTCGACCATATCCCGGCCGAGCTATCCGGGCTGCAGGTCATCGCAATGGTGGAGACACCACAGGCCGTCGTGAAGCTTCCCGAGCTTGCTGCGCACCCCGATGTAGTCGGCATGTTCTGGGGTGCCGAGGATCTCACCGTGCTTCTTGGCGGCACGCACTCGAGGTTGCAGCTGGATGAGGGGGCGCCTGCCAGTCGACCAGGTCCGTACCGCAACGCCATGGCGCTCACCCGATCTCTGATGCAGATCCATGCTGCCGCGCATGGAAAGTTCGTCATTGACGCAGTTCATGCAGACTTTCGCGATGAAGAGGGCCTGTTCTTGGAGGCGGTGGACGCTGCCCGTTCTGGCTTCATCGGTTTCGCCTGCATTCATCCGCTGCAGCTAGACGTGGTGCGTCGCGCATTCGCGCCTGCCCCGGAGCAACTTGAGTGGGCGCGCCGGGTCGTTGCGGAGGCGCAGAACTTTCCGGGCGCATTCAAGCTCGATGGGGAGATGATCGACGCGCCACTGATTTCCCAGGCGAAACGGGTGGTGGCGCGTGCCAACAGCTAG